One Carassius auratus strain Wakin chromosome 3, ASM336829v1, whole genome shotgun sequence genomic region harbors:
- the LOC113047462 gene encoding uncharacterized protein LOC113047462 isoform X2: MSECHLCLLGLIALSSLLTGVSGEDDVHVFISSGEDVRLPCNKALHDALHDCKSTTWNYNGGSRLGAVELINLGIIKKDIKRHKRLSLGSDCSLNIRNISTEDFGSYTCQQWIDVDGPRLSVGGKYQKQGNDAGVYLHVLHVSSSQTQISSGLSVTLSCRLYSYPRVSCDESGRSERINLFWVNPAGVKPTSSSSSDPCIISLTTTLLNEDHNREWRCEVTQRDQVKTSVTFTVKRSGNFYTQWYCIPKKH, translated from the exons atgtctGAGTGTCATCTGTGTCTGCTGGGACTGATCGCTCTCTCTTCACTTCTCACAG GTGTCAGTGGAGAGGatgatgttcatgtgttcatcagtTCTGGTGAAGATGTCCGTCTGCCCTGTAATAAAGCTCTTCATGATGCTCTTCATGACTGCAAATCAACTACATGGAACTATAACGGAGGCAGTCGATTAGGAGCAGTTGAACTGATTAATTTAGGGATAATAAAGAAAGACATCAAGAGACACAAGAGACTGAGTCTGgggtctgactgctctctgaacatcaGGAACATCTCAACAGAAGATTTTGGATCTTACACCTGCCAACAATGGATTGATGTGGATGGACCACGACTAAGTGTGGGTGGAAAATACCAAAAACAAGGAAATGATGCTGGtgtttatctgcatgttcttcatg TCTCATCCTCACAGACTCAGATCAGTTCAGGTCTCTCTGTGACTCTCTCCTGTCGGCTGTATTCATATCCTCGAGTCTCTTGTGATGAATCCGGTCGTTCTGAGAGGATTAATCTGTTCTGGGTGAATCCGGCTGGTGTTAAACCGACAAGCTCATCCTCATCAGATCCCTGTATCATCTCTCTGACTAcaacactcctgaatgaagaTCACAACAGAGAGTGGAGATGTGAAGTTACTCAGAGAGATCAAGTCAAGACCTCAGTCACATTCACTGTCAAGAGATCAG GTAACTTCTACACACAGTGGTACTGCAtcccaaaaaaacattaa
- the LOC113047462 gene encoding uncharacterized protein LOC113047462 isoform X1: MSECHLCLLGLIALSSLLTGVSGEDDVHVFISSGEDVRLPCNKALHDALHDCKSTTWNYNGGSRLGAVELINLGIIKKDIKRHKRLSLGSDCSLNIRNISTEDFGSYTCQQWIDVDGPRLSVGGKYQKQGNDAGVYLHVLHVSSSQTQISSGLSVTLSCRLYSYPRVSCDESGRSERINLFWVNPAGVKPTSSSSSDPCIISLTTTLLNEDHNREWRCEVTQRDQVKTSVTFTVKRSAPDKPETAVPDSTGNFYTQWYCIPKKH, from the exons atgtctGAGTGTCATCTGTGTCTGCTGGGACTGATCGCTCTCTCTTCACTTCTCACAG GTGTCAGTGGAGAGGatgatgttcatgtgttcatcagtTCTGGTGAAGATGTCCGTCTGCCCTGTAATAAAGCTCTTCATGATGCTCTTCATGACTGCAAATCAACTACATGGAACTATAACGGAGGCAGTCGATTAGGAGCAGTTGAACTGATTAATTTAGGGATAATAAAGAAAGACATCAAGAGACACAAGAGACTGAGTCTGgggtctgactgctctctgaacatcaGGAACATCTCAACAGAAGATTTTGGATCTTACACCTGCCAACAATGGATTGATGTGGATGGACCACGACTAAGTGTGGGTGGAAAATACCAAAAACAAGGAAATGATGCTGGtgtttatctgcatgttcttcatg TCTCATCCTCACAGACTCAGATCAGTTCAGGTCTCTCTGTGACTCTCTCCTGTCGGCTGTATTCATATCCTCGAGTCTCTTGTGATGAATCCGGTCGTTCTGAGAGGATTAATCTGTTCTGGGTGAATCCGGCTGGTGTTAAACCGACAAGCTCATCCTCATCAGATCCCTGTATCATCTCTCTGACTAcaacactcctgaatgaagaTCACAACAGAGAGTGGAGATGTGAAGTTACTCAGAGAGATCAAGTCAAGACCTCAGTCACATTCACTGTCAAGAGATCAG CTCCAGATAAACCAGAGACAGCAGTCCCAGACTCTACAG GTAACTTCTACACACAGTGGTACTGCAtcccaaaaaaacattaa